One window of the Colletotrichum destructivum chromosome 4, complete sequence genome contains the following:
- a CDS encoding Putative transcription initiation factor TFIID component TAF4, with product MAQPQPQMPQRAFSPPQPSPSPAATQAGFALPPNKRPRLSPGATPQPESPYSTSPYAASPGAPVTPSTAATSAGSPIYPSAAQQQPPQQPPQQQQQPQPQQPTTPGYATPYANGNTTPALALPDTRPTPPPQVTTPQPPAPPTLPQYTTATLALGTNAPGTPIPQQPSTPGAMGPPSRPPDRPQKEYEYDVTDSLAGTGIDLRAEEQFLSELYVPESRTGYPPYPPGNKGSFYGAGPANQPAQPAGTDAQSQLVAQAAEKAWQESAKRLAQTRTMELNNAFLQVPVVFRKAEKFAKDQGLSLNLEIKNSNQPMGRMRLPEEFPAPNVTVSTKNGPDSTVVTTSGTWIPQEAFLVDQLALLSLATKQRLRTLMEDSNRIAQIRQVSSHGEIPEEWQTAAAPLKSATETQEEDATQQTATEDGASPRPGNLKRPLEDATSSQPTKVQKVSATNTMSHTVREVGKAERDWEERRLRRRNARKDGTTEAGATPSRAGSVAPGTPGGSAPDSEKSISKKEQKKLDAVKKAEASSHANQNITSSMFVGMPKTGSLFGKKKGGKSYSWMTGGASGANTPRMGTPGKPGGAAASGPPAPANHALTVEGRARLGNWREDKEKGKNIQLRDWLAALEGDEIELRAMQAAYDKLDTSDPK from the exons ATGGCGCAACCACAGCCTCAGATGCCGCAGCGGGCGTTCTCGCCCCCtcaaccctccccctctcccgcCGCGACGCAAGCAGGCTTTGCGCTTCCTCCTAATAAACGACCGCGACTTTCACCTGGCGCAACCCCCCAACCCGAATCTCCTTACTCTACTTCGCCTTATGCAGCAAGTCCGGGCGCTCCCGTCACACCTTCCACTGCTGCGACATCCGCCGGATCTCCTATATATCCCAGTGCGGCGCAACAGCAACCGCCTCAACAGCCgccgcaacagcagcagcaacctcAGCCTCAGCAACCTACAACGCCAGGCTACGCGACACCATACGCCAACGGCAACACCACTCCGGCTCTTGCCTTGCCGGATACGCGACCGACTCCTCCTCCGCAGGTCACTACTCCTCAgccaccagcgccgcctACCCTTCCTCAATACACCACTGCCACTTTGGCACTTGGCACCAACGCGCCAGGCACACCCATCCCACAACAACCGTCGACACCGGGGGCTATGGGTCCACCTTCGAGACCTCCCGACCGTCCGCAGAAAGAGTACGAATACGATGTAACGGACTCGCTGGCTGGCACGGGCATCGACTTGCGTGCCGAAGAGCAGTTCCTGTCCGAACTCTACGTCCCCGAGTCGAGAACTGGCTACCCTCCATACCCTCCCGGAAACAAGGGAAGCTTCTATGGCGCGGGTCCTGCGAACCAGCCTGCTCAGCCGGCTGGCACCGACGCCCAGAGCCAACTGGTCGCAcaggcggcggagaaggcaTGGCAGGAGTCTGCGAAGCGCTTGGCACAGACCAGGACTATGGAGCTTAACAACGCCTTCCTGCAAGTTCCCGTGGTGTTTCGAAAGGCTGAGAAGTTTGCCAAGGACCAGGGCTTGTCGCTCAATCTGGAGATCAAGAACAGCAACCAGCCGATGGGCCGGATGCGTCTGCCTGAGGAGTTCCCAGCGCCCAACGTGACGGTTAGCACCAAGAACGGACCCGACTCCACCGTGGTGACGACTTCTGGAACTTGGATTCCTCAGGAGGCCTTCTTGGTTGACCAGTTGGCCCTGCTTTCACTTGCCACCAAGCAGCGACTTCGAACCCTCATGGAGGACTCGAACCGGATTGCCCAGATTCGACAGGTATCGTCGCATGGCGAAATCCCCGAGGAGTGGCAGACGGCTGCAGCACCGCTGAAAAGCGCCACGGAGACGCAGGAAGAGGACGCGACGCAGCAAACGGCGACCGAAGATGGCGCCAGTCCTCGGCCAGGCAACCTGAAAC GTCCTCTCGAAGATGCCACCTCCAGCCAGCCCACCAAGGTGCAAAAGGTCTCTGCCACGAATACCATGAGCCACACTGTAAGAGAAGTGGGTAAGGCTGAGCGAGACTGGGAAGAGAGACGACTGCGGAGGCGCAATGCCCGCAAGGACGGAACCACCGAGGCTGGGGCAACGCCATCCCGTGCTGGCTCGGTTGCGCCCGGAACACCTGGTGGTTCGGCGCCTGATTCGGAGAAGTCAATCTCTAAGAAGGAACAGAAGAAGCTCGATGCTGTCAAGAAGGCAGAGGCTAGCAGCCATGCGAATCAGAACATCACGAGTAGTATGTTCGTCGGCATGCCCAAGACGGGATCACTTTttggaaagaagaaaggcgGAAAATCGTACTCGTGGATGACGGGCGGTGCCAGCGGTGCGAACACGCCGAGAATGGGCACGCCTGGAAAGCCGGGTGGCGCAGCTGCTTCGGGACCTCCTGCACCGGCGAACCACGCGCTGACGGTCGAAGGTCGGGCACGGCTCGGTAATTGGCGCGaagacaaggagaagggcaagaacATCCAACTGCGAGATTGGCTGGCTGCTcttgagggcgacgagattGAGCTGCGGGCCATGCAGGCGGCTTACGACAAGCTGGACACGTCAGATCCCAAGTAG
- a CDS encoding Putative alpha/beta hydrolase-1 has translation MVKFIYSTLPLAFAALAAARVCQNLTVEVSITARNGVFNISAPETNIDITNILIGLSTQGTNFTADHLVDYADVGGTYQLASTYCHPDSGSSRVLQILTHGIGFDRSYWDFPTNGYNYSYVGPAVDHYGYSTFSWDRLGIAESTRGDGVSEIQAWLELAALKALTDKLRAGDVPGVDCTFDKIVHVGHSFGSVHSYALVAAYPDISDGVVLTGFAPNLTFLPDFLLGGAFVRASDVPALSEYTDGYMASSYEGAVHVCFFASGNFDPAILTAAYESGKPVTVGELLTIGGEAGAPSAFAKPVLVITGERDLPFCGNDCLATGNPELPSIPAAAAQLFKNASPFEAYVVPDAGHGLTLSYSHVEVTSKIQDFLAQNGLAEQSQNASFLQGIISQGPS, from the exons ATGGTGAAGTTCATATACTCCACTCTCCCGCTGGCTTTCGCGGCCCTCGCGGCAGCACGAGTGTGCCAGAACCTCACAGTGGAGGTCTCGATCACGGCGAGGAACGGCGTCTTCAACATCTCGGCCCCCGAGACCAACATCGACATCACAAACATCCTGATCGGTCTCTCGACACAGGGGACCAACTTTACAGCTGATCATCTCGTAGAT TACGCGGACGTTGGCGGCACCTACCAGCTTGCGTCGACGTACTGCCATCCGGACTCGGGTTCCAGCCGCGTGCTTCAAATCCTCACGCATGGCATCGGGTTTGACCGCAGCTACTGGGACTTCCCAACTAACGGCTACAACTACAGCTACGTGGGCCCTGCCGTCGATCACTACGGCTACTCAACCTTCTCCTGGGACCGCCTTGGCATCGCCGAGTCGacgcgcggcgacggcgtgaGCGAGATCCAGGCCTGGCTTGAGCTTGCCGCGCTCAAGGCGCTGACGGACAAGCTGCgtgccggcgacgtcccTGGTGTTGATTGCACGTTCGACAAGATCGTCCACGTGGGGCACTCGTTCGGGTCGGTGCACTCATATGCGCTGGTGGCCGCGTACCCGGACATCTCAGACGGCGTCGTGCTGACGGGCTTTGCGCCGAACCTGACTTTCTTACCGGACTTcctgctgggcggcgccTTCGTCCGGGCCAGCGACGTCCCCGCACTGAGCGAATACACCGACGGGTACATGGCGTCCTCTTACGAGGGAGCAGTGCACGTGTGCTTCTTCGCGTCAGGGAACTTCGACCCAGCCATCCTGACGGCGGCGTACGAGAGCGGCAAGCCGGTGACggtcggcgagctgctcacgatcggcggcgaggcgggggCGCCCAGTGCCTTCGCGAAGCCTGTTCTCGTCATAACCGGTG AGAGAGATCTTCCCTTCTGCGGGAATGACTGCCTCGCGACTGGGAACCCCGAGCTGCCCTCGATCCCTGCGGCGGCTGCCCAGCTCTTCAAGAATGCAAGCCCCTTTGAGGCCTATGTCGTTCCTGACGCGGGCCACGGCCTGACTCTC AGCTACTCCCACGTCGAAGTGACCAGCAAGATCCAAGACTTCCTCGCCCAGAACGGCCTGGCCGAACAATCTCAAAATGCGTCGTTTTTGCAGGGTATTATTTCCCAGGGCCCTTCGTAA
- a CDS encoding Putative carbon-nitrogen hydrolase — protein MAIAAVGQITSTASLSHNLEQCVRLIAKAAAGGAKVLFLPEASDYIASSPKESLSLAQPQSESPFVLGLQEAAKAHSVAVSVGIHVPTDVPAEIADAAAAKDAKLLNRLLWINADGTINHAATYDKLHLFNLGAARESATIQAGTSLTAPFHTPVGRVGGLICFDLRFPEPALALTHPGPNSPFVDPAVGPAQILLYPSAFTIPTGQAHWETLLRARAIETQSWVFAAAQVGAHHPKRSSYGHSLVIDPWGQVRLELGGVDADGRAEEGAEGAIGFVDVDLEQWATVRERMPLTRRTDVYPEL, from the exons ATGGCGATCGCG GCTGTCGGCCAGATCACATCAACGGCGTCCCTGTCGCACAACCTTGAGCAGTGCGTGAGACTGatcgccaaggccgctgCCGGTGGCGCAAAA GTGCTTTTCCTTCCCGAGGCCTCAGACTACATCGCATCAAGTCCGAAAGAGTCTCTGTCCCTCGCCCAGCCACAATCCGAGTCTCCCTTTGTGCTCGGTCTCCAAGAGGCGGCAAAGGCCCactccgtcgccgtcagcgTCGGCATCCACGTGCCCACCGACGTCCCGGCCGAAATCGCCGAcgctgcggcggcgaaaGACGCAAAGCTCCTCAATCGCCTCCTGTGGatcaacgccgacggcaccatcaATCACGCGGCAACCTACGACAAGCTCCACCTCTTCAACCtgggcgccgcccgcgagaGCGCGACGATCCAGGCCGGCACCTCGCTGACGGCCCCGTTCCACACCCCCGTCGGCCGTGTCGGGGGCCTCATCTGCTTCGACCTCCGCTTCCCCGAACCGGCCCTCGCGCTGACGCACCCGGGCCCCAACAGCCCATTCGTCGACCCCGCCGTCGGCCCCGCCCAGATCCTGCTCTACCCCTCCGCCTTTACCATCCCGACCGGCCAGGCGCACTGGGAGACGCTCCTGCGGGCCCGTGCCATCGAGACGCAGAGCTGGGTCTTCGCCGCGGCGCAGGTCGGCGCGCACCATCCCAAGCGGAGCAGCTACGGGCACAGTCTCGTCATCGACCCTTGGGGCCAGGTGAggctcgagctcggcggtgTGGACGCCGATGGCagggccgaggagggcgccgagggggcCATTGGCTTCGTTGACGTGGATTTGGAGCAATGGGCCACGGTGAGGGAGAGGATGCCGTTGACTAGACGCAC CGATGTGTACCCTGAACTATGA